Proteins encoded within one genomic window of Formosa agariphila KMM 3901:
- the rsgA gene encoding ribosome small subunit-dependent GTPase A — protein sequence MTGTVYKSTGSWYTVKTPNGETYDCRIKGKFRLKGIKSTNPISVGDVVDFEIETLDNVTTGVIHHIHDRMNYIVRKSVNLSKQTHIIASNIDQVFLLITINNPPTLTSFIDRFLVTAEAYSIKTVLLFNKIDVYDEETILEVRYLASVYRAIGYECIGISAETGKNIDKVKDLMLGKVSMFAGHSGVGKSTLVNALEPTLDLKTKAISSQHMQGQHTTTFAEMFDLSFDARIIDTPGIKGFGVVDMEKEEIGDYFPEFFALKQDCKFNNCLHIEEPKCAVKDALDRDEIAFSRYRSYVQIVEGEDEHYRTDIWDKEQDGF from the coding sequence ATGACAGGAACAGTATATAAATCAACAGGAAGCTGGTACACCGTAAAAACACCAAACGGTGAGACATACGACTGCCGTATAAAAGGGAAATTTAGACTTAAAGGCATTAAAAGTACCAATCCAATATCTGTTGGAGATGTCGTCGATTTTGAAATTGAAACTTTAGATAATGTCACTACAGGAGTAATACATCATATCCATGATCGTATGAACTATATTGTTCGTAAATCTGTAAACCTCTCCAAGCAGACGCACATCATCGCATCTAATATTGATCAGGTATTTTTATTAATTACTATTAATAATCCGCCTACACTTACAAGTTTTATAGATCGTTTCTTAGTCACCGCAGAGGCCTATTCTATTAAAACGGTTTTACTGTTCAATAAGATTGATGTATACGACGAAGAGACTATATTAGAAGTGCGTTACTTAGCTTCGGTATATAGAGCTATAGGTTACGAATGTATTGGAATATCTGCAGAAACAGGCAAAAATATTGATAAGGTAAAAGATTTAATGCTTGGAAAAGTGAGTATGTTTGCGGGCCATTCTGGAGTAGGAAAATCTACTTTAGTAAATGCTTTAGAACCTACGTTGGATTTAAAAACAAAAGCCATTTCTTCGCAACATATGCAAGGACAACATACAACAACCTTTGCTGAAATGTTCGATTTAAGTTTTGACGCAAGAATTATTGACACTCCAGGTATAAAAGGGTTTGGTGTGGTAGATATGGAAAAAGAAGAGATAGGAGATTATTTTCCTGAATTTTTCGCATTAAAACAAGATTGTAAATTTAATAACTGTCTTCATATCGAAGAGCCTAAATGTGCTGTAAAAGACGCTTTAGATCGTGATGAGATAGCATTCTCACGGTACAGAAGTTATGTGCAAATTGTAGAAGGTGAAGACGAACATTATCGTACCGATATTTGGGATAAAGAACAAGACGGATTTTAA
- a CDS encoding 3-phosphoshikimate 1-carboxyvinyltransferase, translating to MNITLEQSEIIQEPLHVTITGSKSESNRLLVLQALFPNISLENVSNSDDSDVMQMALKSTDDIVDIHHAGTTMRFLTAYFSSQAGKSVTLTGSKRMKERPIKILVDALRDLGADITYVENDGFPPIKISGKKITQNEVTLKANVSSQYISALMLIGSSLEHGLKLTLDGEITSVPYIKMTLNLLHQLGIDAEFEGQVITVQPKLDPVDKQTLIVESDWSSASYFFSIVALSAIGTTITLSAYKDSSLQGDSVLAKIYKQFGVETTFKDNTITLQKVSLVSKDTVITLDLVNAPDIAQTIAVTCFGLGIACDLSGLHTLKIKETDRLEALKTEIEKLGGHVYVTDKTLVLDASEVIQEDVAIDTYNDHRMAMAFAPLALCTKLRVNDAEVVSKSYPEFWSDLEKIGFKIIKN from the coding sequence ATGAATATCACTTTAGAGCAGTCTGAAATTATACAAGAACCACTACACGTTACCATTACAGGTTCGAAAAGTGAATCGAACCGTTTACTCGTTTTACAAGCTTTATTTCCAAATATTTCATTAGAAAATGTATCTAATTCAGATGATTCTGATGTGATGCAAATGGCTTTAAAATCTACAGACGATATAGTCGATATTCATCATGCAGGTACAACTATGCGTTTTCTTACCGCTTACTTTTCTAGTCAAGCTGGGAAATCGGTAACGCTAACTGGATCTAAACGTATGAAAGAGCGTCCGATTAAAATTTTAGTCGATGCCCTTCGTGATCTTGGAGCAGATATTACTTATGTTGAAAACGACGGCTTTCCACCTATAAAAATTTCAGGAAAAAAAATTACTCAAAATGAAGTAACGCTTAAAGCAAACGTAAGTAGTCAGTATATTTCTGCACTTATGTTAATTGGGTCGTCTTTAGAGCATGGTTTAAAACTGACTTTAGATGGAGAAATTACATCTGTGCCTTATATAAAAATGACATTGAATTTGTTACATCAATTAGGAATTGATGCCGAATTCGAAGGACAGGTTATTACAGTACAACCTAAACTAGATCCGGTAGATAAACAAACTTTAATAGTGGAGAGCGATTGGTCTTCGGCATCATACTTCTTTAGTATTGTGGCTTTAAGTGCAATTGGCACAACCATTACATTATCGGCATACAAAGATTCGTCGTTACAAGGCGATTCTGTTTTAGCTAAAATTTACAAACAGTTTGGTGTAGAAACGACGTTTAAAGACAATACGATTACGCTTCAAAAAGTGAGTCTTGTTTCTAAAGACACTGTAATCACTTTAGATTTAGTAAACGCACCAGATATTGCGCAAACTATTGCAGTCACTTGTTTCGGATTAGGAATTGCATGTGATTTATCTGGTTTACATACTTTAAAAATTAAAGAAACCGATCGTTTAGAAGCGCTAAAAACAGAGATTGAAAAACTAGGAGGACACGTATATGTTACCGATAAAACACTTGTTTTAGATGCTTCAGAAGTAATACAAGAAGATGTTGCAATCGATACTTATAACGACCATAGAATGGCTATGGCATTTGCACCTTTAGCACTTTGTACAAAATTACGCGTAAATGATGCTGAAGTGGTATCGAAATCTTACCCAGAATTTTGGTCTGATTTAGAAAAAATAGGCTTCAAAATTATAAAAAACTAA
- a CDS encoding bifunctional 3-deoxy-7-phosphoheptulonate synthase/chorismate mutase type II translates to MENKKELRTWLDDLKLDHPLVIAGPCSAETEEQVLKIANELKDTDVSYFRAGIWKPRTRPGMFEGVGALGLKWLQRVKAETGMKIATEVANAAHVKLALEHDVDLLWIGARSTVSPFIVQEIADALEGTDKIVLIKNPVNPDLALWLGAVERLATANIKNLGVIHRGFSTYEKSKYRNNPEWQLAIELQSKFPDLPIINDPSHITGKRDMIFDVCQTALDLNFDGLMIETHYDPENAWSDAAQQVTPSALVQIMKDLKIRKETDTEADYMAALSNLRAKIDVIDNQVIDLLGKRMVVADGIGTLKRQKNVSVLQSKRWNEILGAMVMEGQEHGLSEEFILKMFKAIHQESINHQEKIVNK, encoded by the coding sequence ATGGAAAACAAGAAAGAATTAAGAACCTGGTTAGACGATTTAAAATTAGATCATCCATTAGTAATAGCAGGTCCTTGTAGCGCAGAAACAGAAGAGCAAGTATTAAAAATTGCTAACGAGTTAAAAGATACAGATGTAAGCTATTTTAGAGCAGGAATTTGGAAGCCAAGAACTAGACCAGGAATGTTCGAAGGAGTTGGTGCTTTAGGTCTTAAATGGTTACAACGTGTTAAGGCAGAAACGGGAATGAAAATAGCTACAGAGGTAGCAAATGCAGCACACGTAAAATTAGCTTTAGAGCATGATGTCGATTTATTATGGATTGGTGCACGTTCTACAGTAAGTCCATTTATTGTTCAAGAAATTGCAGATGCTTTAGAAGGAACAGATAAAATTGTTTTAATTAAAAACCCAGTAAATCCAGATTTAGCATTGTGGTTAGGTGCTGTAGAGCGTTTAGCAACAGCTAATATTAAAAACTTAGGTGTTATTCATAGAGGATTTTCAACGTACGAAAAATCTAAATATAGAAATAATCCAGAATGGCAATTAGCGATTGAATTACAATCTAAATTCCCAGATTTACCAATAATTAACGACCCATCGCATATTACAGGGAAACGTGATATGATCTTTGATGTATGTCAAACTGCTTTAGATTTAAACTTTGATGGTTTAATGATTGAAACACACTACGATCCAGAAAATGCATGGAGTGATGCTGCACAGCAAGTTACACCTTCTGCGTTAGTTCAAATCATGAAAGATCTTAAGATTAGAAAAGAAACAGATACAGAAGCAGATTATATGGCTGCTTTAAGTAACCTGAGAGCTAAAATTGACGTTATCGATAATCAAGTTATCGATTTATTAGGAAAACGTATGGTTGTAGCAGATGGTATTGGTACTTTAAAACGTCAGAAAAACGTATCTGTATTACAAAGCAAGCGTTGGAATGAGATTTTAGGAGCAATGGTTATGGAAGGTCAAGAGCATGGTTTAAGTGAAGAATTTATCTTAAAAATGTTCAAGGCAATTCACCAAGAATCTATCAATCACCAAGAAAAAATAGTTAATAAATAA
- a CDS encoding polyprenyl synthetase family protein, which produces MKIVEQIKQPIAYEMELFEQKFLLSMSSKVALLNRITHYIVNRKGKQMRPMFVFLVSKMVSNGEVSERTYRGASVIELIHTATLVHDDVVDDSNRRRGFFSVNALWKNKIAVLVGDYLLSKGLLLSIDNNDFDLLKIISIAVREMSEGELLQIEKARRLDITEDIYYEIIRQKTATLIAACCSLGAASVKPESTHVETMRKFGELIGMAFQIKDDLFDYGQEKIGKPTGIDIKEQKMTLPLIHVLNKVSKKDSKWLINSIKNHNKDAKRVKEVIAFVREQGGLDYAVTKMKAFQEEALKMLEPYPESPYKSSLILMVNYVIERKK; this is translated from the coding sequence TTGAAAATAGTAGAGCAAATAAAGCAACCCATCGCTTACGAAATGGAACTTTTCGAACAAAAGTTCTTACTTTCTATGTCTTCGAAAGTCGCTTTACTAAATAGAATTACCCACTATATTGTAAATAGAAAAGGGAAACAAATGCGACCTATGTTCGTGTTTTTAGTCTCTAAAATGGTGTCTAATGGAGAGGTTAGTGAGCGTACCTATAGAGGTGCTTCGGTTATCGAACTTATACATACCGCCACTTTAGTGCACGACGATGTGGTGGACGATAGTAATAGACGTCGCGGATTCTTCTCTGTAAATGCGCTTTGGAAAAATAAAATAGCCGTTCTTGTTGGTGATTATTTGTTGTCCAAAGGCTTGTTATTGTCTATAGATAATAACGATTTCGATTTACTTAAAATTATCTCTATTGCCGTTCGCGAAATGAGCGAAGGCGAATTACTTCAAATAGAGAAAGCACGTCGTTTAGATATTACTGAAGATATTTATTACGAAATTATCCGTCAGAAAACAGCAACTTTAATCGCTGCATGTTGCAGTTTAGGTGCGGCTTCGGTTAAACCAGAATCTACTCATGTAGAAACCATGCGCAAATTTGGAGAGCTTATTGGAATGGCTTTTCAAATTAAAGATGATTTATTCGACTACGGTCAAGAAAAAATAGGTAAGCCTACAGGAATAGATATTAAAGAGCAAAAAATGACACTTCCCCTAATTCATGTGCTCAATAAAGTCTCTAAAAAAGACAGTAAATGGTTAATTAATTCTATTAAAAACCATAACAAAGATGCTAAACGCGTAAAAGAAGTGATTGCTTTTGTAAGGGAGCAAGGCGGACTGGATTATGCCGTAACCAAAATGAAAGCATTTCAGGAAGAAGCTTTAAAAATGTTAGAACCTTATCCGGAATCGCCTTACAAATCATCATTGATTTTAATGGTGAATTATGTCATCGAAAGAAAAAAATAA
- the dtd gene encoding D-aminoacyl-tRNA deacylase, whose translation MKAVIQRVSKASVTIEGDIVAKISNGLLVLLGIVGEDTQEDISWLSKKIANLRIFEDEAGVMNTSLIDCGGDAIVVSQFTLQASTKKGNRPSYIKAARPEVAIPLYEAFVSQLELDLGKQVQTGEFGADMKVELLNDGPVTIIIDTKNKE comes from the coding sequence ATGAAAGCAGTAATTCAACGCGTATCAAAAGCGAGTGTAACTATAGAAGGAGACATTGTTGCAAAAATATCTAACGGACTTTTAGTGTTATTAGGTATTGTAGGCGAAGACACTCAAGAAGACATTTCTTGGTTATCAAAAAAAATAGCAAACCTTCGCATTTTTGAAGATGAAGCAGGTGTTATGAATACCTCATTAATCGATTGTGGTGGAGATGCCATTGTTGTTAGTCAGTTTACACTTCAAGCAAGTACCAAAAAAGGAAACAGACCAAGTTATATTAAAGCGGCAAGACCCGAAGTTGCCATACCTTTGTATGAAGCTTTTGTAAGTCAGTTAGAGTTAGATTTAGGAAAGCAAGTGCAAACTGGTGAGTTTGGCGCAGATATGAAAGTCGAGCTGTTAAACGATGGTCCTGTAACCATAATTATAGATACCAAAAACAAAGAGTAA
- a CDS encoding HEPN domain-containing protein produces MKNGLKKKTLELAIINFFSVYGQRGVLIENKFLTYISILENYHKNHIDKNGYLKTRLEYLLNESSLALHFKKMDKYSERLKTTRNYHAHLEEKHKEKSLDSEEILKTNYLLEFVIREIFLREIGIDHKALIPHNVERYIIELNN; encoded by the coding sequence TTGAAAAATGGTTTAAAAAAAAAAACATTAGAATTAGCAATTATAAATTTTTTTAGTGTTTATGGTCAAAGGGGTGTTTTGATTGAAAATAAGTTTCTTACTTATATCTCAATTTTAGAAAACTATCATAAAAACCATATTGATAAAAATGGTTATTTGAAAACACGTTTAGAATATCTATTAAATGAATCAAGTTTAGCATTACATTTCAAAAAAATGGATAAATATTCAGAAAGGTTAAAAACCACAAGAAATTATCATGCTCATTTAGAAGAAAAACATAAAGAAAAGAGTTTAGATAGTGAAGAGATTCTAAAAACGAATTATTTACTTGAATTTGTAATCCGTGAAATATTTCTAAGAGAAATTGGAATTGATCATAAAGCGTTAATACCACATAACGTTGAAAGGTATATAATAGAATTAAATAATTAA
- a CDS encoding nucleotide pyrophosphohydrolase, translated as MNIEDAQLAVDTWIKEHGVRYFNELTNMAQLTEEVGEVARIIARRYGEQSEKESDKNKDLGEELADVVFVVLCLANQTGVNLQEAFDKKLDLKTKRDHDRHHNNKKLK; from the coding sequence ATGAATATTGAAGATGCACAATTAGCCGTAGATACTTGGATTAAAGAACACGGTGTACGTTATTTTAACGAACTTACTAATATGGCACAACTTACCGAAGAGGTTGGAGAAGTGGCTAGAATTATAGCAAGACGTTATGGCGAACAAAGTGAAAAAGAAAGTGATAAGAATAAAGATCTTGGCGAAGAATTAGCCGATGTTGTTTTTGTCGTGCTATGTTTAGCCAATCAAACAGGAGTTAATCTCCAAGAAGCGTTCGATAAAAAATTAGACCTAAAAACAAAGCGTGATCACGACAGACATCACAATAATAAAAAATTAAAATAG
- the queA gene encoding tRNA preQ1(34) S-adenosylmethionine ribosyltransferase-isomerase QueA — translation MKLSHFNFNLPPELLAEDPSENRDESRLMVLDRKNQTIEHKQFKDIINYFDEDDVMILNDTKVFPARLFGNKEKTGARIEVFLLRELNEEQRLWDVLVDPARKIRIGNKLYFGDDDTLVAEVIDNTTSRGRTLRFLYDGSYTEFRNKLKILGETPLPKYIQREVKPEDEERYQTIYAKKEGAVAAPTAGLHFSKHLLKRLEIKGVKFADVTLHVGLGTFNPVEVEDLSKHKMDSEEAIIEEKAVNIINTGIKEKRRVCAVGTTSMRAIESSVSSHGTLNEFDGWTNKFIFPPYDFSIANCMITNFHTPKSTLLMMVSAFAGHDFLKRAYDEAVKEGYKFYSYGDAMLII, via the coding sequence ATGAAATTATCACACTTTAATTTTAATCTTCCACCAGAATTATTAGCAGAAGACCCGTCAGAGAATAGAGATGAGTCTCGCTTAATGGTATTAGATAGAAAAAATCAAACTATTGAACACAAACAGTTTAAAGACATCATTAATTATTTTGATGAGGACGATGTGATGATTTTAAACGATACAAAAGTTTTCCCTGCACGTTTATTTGGAAACAAAGAAAAAACCGGAGCACGTATCGAAGTATTTTTATTAAGAGAATTAAACGAAGAACAACGCCTTTGGGATGTTTTAGTAGATCCAGCTCGTAAAATTAGAATCGGAAACAAATTATATTTTGGAGATGACGATACATTAGTTGCTGAAGTTATTGATAACACAACCTCTAGAGGACGTACATTACGTTTCTTATACGATGGGTCTTATACAGAGTTTAGAAACAAACTTAAAATTTTAGGAGAAACACCACTTCCTAAATACATTCAGCGTGAGGTAAAACCAGAAGATGAAGAGCGTTACCAAACTATTTATGCTAAAAAAGAAGGGGCAGTAGCTGCACCAACAGCAGGATTACATTTCTCTAAACATTTACTTAAGCGTTTAGAAATTAAAGGTGTTAAGTTCGCAGATGTTACTTTACATGTTGGTTTAGGTACTTTTAACCCAGTAGAAGTAGAAGATTTATCTAAGCATAAAATGGATAGCGAAGAAGCTATTATCGAAGAGAAAGCCGTAAACATAATTAATACAGGAATTAAAGAAAAGAGACGTGTGTGTGCTGTAGGTACAACATCTATGCGTGCCATTGAAAGTTCTGTATCGTCTCACGGTACATTAAATGAATTTGATGGTTGGACAAATAAGTTTATTTTCCCGCCTTACGATTTTAGTATTGCCAATTGTATGATTACAAACTTCCATACGCCAAAATCGACGCTTCTAATGATGGTGTCTGCATTTGCAGGTCACGATTTTCTTAAGCGTGCTTATGATGAGGCTGTAAAAGAAGGGTACAAATTCTACAGTTATGGTGATGCGATGTTAATTATCTAA
- a CDS encoding RNA polymerase sigma factor, with protein MKPLLKVIQLHKNQNQLIKQARQNNREAQQTLYSSHAPKMLSVCRYYIKDVHHAEEVMLNGFYKVFTQLHTFQDKGSFEGWIRRIMVRESISFLRQKKQIVFAEVEQETGDVSPLSSDDNFAVEDIQMLIDSLPEGYKMVFVMYAIEGYKHHEIAELLNISEGTSKSQLYKARQLLQQQVNALNSDSYGIK; from the coding sequence ATGAAACCGCTTTTGAAAGTCATTCAGTTGCATAAAAACCAAAATCAGCTTATAAAACAGGCGCGTCAAAACAACCGTGAAGCTCAGCAAACGTTGTATAGTAGTCATGCGCCCAAAATGCTTAGCGTTTGCAGGTATTACATTAAAGATGTACACCACGCCGAAGAAGTGATGCTGAATGGTTTCTATAAAGTGTTTACACAATTACATACGTTTCAAGACAAAGGGTCTTTTGAGGGGTGGATTAGAAGAATTATGGTTCGGGAGTCTATTTCATTTTTAAGACAAAAGAAGCAAATCGTTTTTGCCGAAGTTGAACAAGAAACGGGAGATGTTTCTCCATTATCTAGCGACGATAATTTTGCAGTTGAAGATATTCAGATGCTTATAGATAGTTTGCCCGAAGGTTATAAAATGGTGTTTGTTATGTACGCTATAGAAGGCTATAAACATCATGAAATTGCCGAACTACTAAACATTTCAGAAGGGACTTCTAAATCGCAATTGTATAAAGCAAGGCAATTGCTTCAACAGCAGGTAAATGCACTAAATTCCGATAGTTATGGCATCAAATAA
- a CDS encoding ApeA N-terminal domain 1-containing protein, with product MNYYNQYFDGVFWIPGRNERKIIATLFIDKDGSATISSLQPFETETDITDKWGEIELVLGYINCHSNSKTYSVKLYKTYKSSQSIGSLDRIKYKSDNTLIATVYDAKIEANLYKILMLSSDELSDWIPVTGFDFNTNIDGKFEISHLYIQPDIIELFENNDFSVYLYFRASTNFQRRRKSHIIETVFINIEFNKPFEIKELSKIRKSIERLFSLILFKPFLSNVTEIRTVGQTTYKDIKKLNKLDYGLGKEIEFEIFTSNSDEIFEKWFKKKNIRISNYKFF from the coding sequence TTGAATTATTACAATCAATATTTTGATGGGGTTTTTTGGATTCCTGGCAGAAATGAAAGAAAAATTATTGCTACTTTATTTATAGATAAGGATGGCAGTGCAACCATTTCTTCCTTGCAACCATTCGAAACTGAAACCGATATAACTGATAAATGGGGTGAAATAGAATTGGTTTTAGGTTATATAAATTGTCATAGCAATTCAAAAACTTATTCAGTAAAACTTTATAAAACATATAAATCGTCCCAATCAATTGGTTCGCTAGACAGAATCAAGTATAAATCAGACAACACATTAATTGCTACCGTATATGATGCGAAAATTGAAGCAAATCTTTACAAGATATTAATGCTTAGTTCTGATGAATTAAGTGATTGGATCCCAGTAACTGGTTTTGATTTTAATACAAATATAGATGGGAAATTCGAGATAAGCCATTTGTATATTCAACCAGATATTATTGAGTTATTTGAGAATAATGATTTTAGTGTTTATTTATATTTTCGAGCCTCTACAAATTTCCAGAGACGCAGAAAATCACACATTATAGAAACTGTTTTTATAAATATTGAGTTTAATAAACCTTTTGAAATAAAAGAATTATCAAAAATTAGAAAATCAATAGAGAGACTTTTTAGTTTGATTCTCTTCAAACCATTTTTATCTAATGTTACTGAAATTAGAACTGTAGGTCAAACAACATATAAAGACATAAAAAAATTAAATAAACTTGATTATGGTTTGGGTAAAGAAATTGAATTTGAAATTTTTACTAGTAATTCAGATGAAATATTTGAAAAATGGTTTAAAAAAAAAAACATTAGAATTAGCAATTATAAATTTTTTTAG
- the rlmN gene encoding 23S rRNA (adenine(2503)-C(2))-methyltransferase RlmN — protein MANKKKDVRALTKDQLRDFFESQGDKAFRGNQVYEWLWSKGAHSFDDMTNISKETRQMLEDNFVINHIKVDTMQRSSDGTVKNAVQLHDGLVVESVLIPAKTRTTACVSSQVGCSLDCLFCATSRLKRMRNLNPDEIYDQVVAIDNQSRLYQDRPLSNIVFMGMGEPLMNYNNVIKAIDKITDVEGLGMSPRRITVSTSGVPKMIKKMADDEVKFKLAVSLHSAIDEVRTSIMPFNATFPLADLREALEYWYSKTKSRITYEYVIWKGINDKRKDVDALVQFCKFAPSKVNLIEYNPIDDGQFQQAPDDAINMYVKVLEANNITVTIRRSRGKDIDAACGQLANKS, from the coding sequence ATGGCAAACAAGAAAAAGGACGTTCGGGCATTAACAAAAGATCAACTTAGAGATTTTTTCGAATCTCAAGGCGATAAAGCATTTCGTGGAAACCAAGTGTATGAATGGTTATGGAGTAAAGGCGCTCATAGTTTCGACGATATGACCAACATTTCGAAAGAGACCCGACAAATGTTAGAGGATAATTTTGTAATTAACCACATAAAAGTCGATACCATGCAGCGTAGTAGCGATGGTACAGTTAAAAATGCGGTTCAGTTGCACGATGGGTTAGTAGTCGAGTCTGTTTTAATTCCAGCTAAAACCAGAACTACCGCTTGTGTCTCTAGTCAGGTGGGATGTAGTTTAGATTGTCTGTTTTGCGCTACTTCACGTTTAAAACGTATGCGTAATTTAAATCCAGACGAAATTTACGACCAAGTAGTTGCTATAGATAATCAGAGTAGATTGTATCAAGACCGACCACTAAGTAATATTGTGTTTATGGGTATGGGAGAACCACTTATGAACTACAATAATGTGATTAAGGCCATTGATAAGATTACAGATGTAGAAGGCTTGGGCATGTCTCCAAGACGTATTACGGTGTCTACTTCAGGTGTGCCAAAAATGATTAAAAAAATGGCAGACGACGAGGTTAAATTTAAACTTGCGGTGTCTCTGCATTCTGCAATCGATGAGGTTAGAACCTCAATTATGCCGTTTAACGCAACCTTCCCTTTAGCCGATTTACGTGAAGCCTTAGAATATTGGTACAGTAAAACTAAAAGCCGAATTACTTACGAATATGTAATTTGGAAAGGAATTAACGACAAAAGAAAAGATGTCGATGCGCTTGTCCAGTTTTGTAAATTCGCTCCGAGTAAAGTCAATTTAATAGAATATAATCCTATTGACGACGGACAATTTCAGCAAGCTCCAGACGATGCTATAAATATGTACGTAAAAGTACTCGAAGCAAACAACATTACGGTAACCATTAGACGTTCTAGAGGTAAAGATATCGATGCTGCTTGCGGGCAATTGGCGAATAAAAGCTAA
- a CDS encoding prephenate dehydrogenase, with product MDNIVVIGIGLIGGSMVKDLKKVHPETKIIGVDKNPEHINQALVSGLIDKKGTLESVKDADLVILSIPVDASVALLPEVLDLVSDHTLVIDVGSTKLDFCNKVEHHVNRRNYLACHPIAGTEFSGPQAAINGLFKDKTNIICEVEKTAFKLQERGLRVFSDLGMRIRYMNPESHDKHIAYVSHLSHISSFMLGKTVIDKERNERDIFDMAGSGFASTVRLAKSSPNMWTPIFKQNKTNVIETLDEYINNLNQFKILLEKDDFEAIFNEMKNTNRIKDILKGIA from the coding sequence ATGGATAATATTGTAGTAATAGGTATTGGTTTAATTGGCGGAAGTATGGTGAAGGATCTTAAAAAGGTTCATCCAGAAACTAAAATAATAGGTGTAGATAAAAATCCTGAACATATTAATCAAGCTTTAGTAAGTGGGTTAATAGATAAAAAAGGAACTTTAGAATCTGTAAAAGATGCAGACCTTGTTATTTTGTCTATTCCTGTCGATGCTTCAGTAGCTTTACTGCCAGAAGTTTTAGACTTAGTTTCAGATCATACCTTGGTTATAGATGTTGGCTCTACCAAATTAGATTTTTGTAATAAAGTAGAACATCATGTAAATAGAAGAAACTATTTAGCATGTCACCCAATTGCAGGTACAGAATTTTCAGGACCTCAAGCGGCTATAAATGGTTTGTTTAAAGACAAAACAAATATAATTTGCGAAGTAGAAAAAACAGCATTCAAATTACAAGAAAGAGGTTTGCGTGTATTTTCTGACCTTGGGATGCGTATTCGATACATGAATCCGGAATCTCATGACAAACATATTGCATACGTCTCACATTTATCGCATATTAGCTCCTTTATGTTAGGAAAAACGGTTATCGATAAGGAACGTAATGAACGCGATATTTTCGATATGGCTGGCAGTGGATTTGCTTCTACAGTACGTTTGGCTAAAAGTTCACCAAATATGTGGACACCTATTTTTAAACAAAACAAAACTAACGTCATTGAGACATTAGATGAATATATTAACAACCTTAATCAATTTAAAATTTTATTAGAGAAAGATGACTTTGAAGCTATTTTTAACGAGATGAAAAACACAAATCGAATTAAAGATATTTTAAAAGGAATTGCTTAA